CGCTGCCAGTGTTCCGAGATAACCGGATCGTCGGCGGCACCCTGCACGCCGGTTGCGGACGGCGCTTCGGGATAGGTGCGGCACAGTTCCGGATGGTTGCCGGCACAGTGGTAGCATTCGCGGTTGTTTTCCCAGACGAGTTTCCAGTTTCCCTTCTCGACAATGGTGCTTTCAAAAGCCACCTTGCTCTCCCACAGGCGATGGGGAGCGATGTAAGGCTCGATGGTCTGGCGAACCGCTGAAAAATCCGGCGCTTCATCCGCAAGACAGATGAAGATGTAGCCGCCGACGCTTTCGCAGTGCACCTGTTTCATGCCGAACTGCGCCTTGTCGAAATCCTCGCCCATCTGACGGGCAAAGACCAGCGAGCCATCGAGATCGTAGGTCCACTGGTGATAGGGGCAGACGAGCTTGGCGGATGCACCTTTCTGTGCCGTGCAGACGCGGTGGCCACGGTGGCGACAGGTGTTGTGGAAGGCACGGATGATCTTGTCGCGACCGCGCACGATAACGACCGGATAATCGCCGATCTGCACCGTGAAATAGTTTCCGGCGCGTGGGATCTCGCAATCATGACCCATGAAGAGCCAGTCGCGATACCAGATCATTTCCATGTCGAGGCGGAAGTAATCCTGATCGATGTAAAAGGGCTGTTCGAGGCTGAAGCCCTCACGGTGGTTCTTCAGCTGGCGCAGCACGGTTTCGCGAATATCCATCTTGCGTTCCTGTCGATCTGGATTGAC
The window above is part of the Rhizobium rhizoryzae genome. Proteins encoded here:
- a CDS encoding aromatic ring-hydroxylating oxygenase subunit alpha, which encodes MDIRETVLRQLKNHREGFSLEQPFYIDQDYFRLDMEMIWYRDWLFMGHDCEIPRAGNYFTVQIGDYPVVIVRGRDKIIRAFHNTCRHRGHRVCTAQKGASAKLVCPYHQWTYDLDGSLVFARQMGEDFDKAQFGMKQVHCESVGGYIFICLADEAPDFSAVRQTIEPYIAPHRLWESKVAFESTIVEKGNWKLVWENNRECYHCAGNHPELCRTYPEAPSATGVQGAADDPVISEHWQRCEQAGLPSAFNMHQSGQFRVARMPLIEDAESYTMSGKRAVKRPLSDDVTISHIGTMLLFHYPTTWNHMLGDHAISFRVLPLSAEETQVTTKWLVHKDAVEGVDYDLHELTHVWQMTNDQDRSIVEENAFGIRSPAYEPGPYSPDHEGGVMQFVEWYTNFMTERLQGDRAKLSAVA